One Larus michahellis chromosome 11, bLarMic1.1, whole genome shotgun sequence genomic region harbors:
- the APBB3 gene encoding amyloid-beta A4 precursor protein-binding family B member 3, with translation MLGKDYMLAIVLVNCDDNLWSDQSLETDPDLPPGWRKIRDSLGTYYWHVPTGTTQWQHPAHTTNLGGHPEANGEETFQGMDCQAPAAKHSAEDRPIPSPMASLSRRTSLPWHGDDVQHRAEPASKCFAVRSLGWVEIPEEDLAPGKSSIAVNNCIQQLSNSKGSAENRGEGQDLVMILKKDTMSLVDPLNRSLIHHQPILNIRVWGVGCNNGRDRDFAFVASDKDTCVLKCHVFHCNVPAKGIAKALHEMCSKIVAERAVASSGPPCATTLESVSTEDLPLQVDILEAVRQSMQTYEALYIGSLPVRRAMGMDVLNEAIEKLTRGPGRERWTPSLIRVSDTAMRVHPVQEDEEAAHIWECQVRYVTFLGVGRDAHTFALIVDTGRRFQCAAFWCEPDAGTISEAVQAACMVSGSGASPNPDPPRGHSLPLLSPQVQYQKCLVAAAPGAKQKGATGRDRPGPAAAGDAASGATKASGGSGGTAGAGARKRGLFSFLEAFRLRRALLHTP, from the exons atGCTGGGCAAGGACTACATGCTGGCCATCGTCCTCGTCAACTGCGACG ACAACCTCTGGAGCGACCAGAGCCTGGAGACAGACCCTGACCTCCCCCCAGGCTGGAGGAAAATCCGAGACTCTCTGGGCACCTACTACTGGCATGTGCCGACCGGCACAACGCAGTGGCAGCACCCTGCACACACCACCAACCTGGGAGGGCACCCGGAGGCCAATGGAGAGGAGACATTCCAGGGAATG gACTGCCAGGCCCCCGCGGCGAAGCACTCGGCAGAGGACAGGCCCATTCCCAGCCCCATGGCTTCACTGTCCCGGAG GACCTCGCTGCCCTGGCATGGAGATgacgtccagcacagggcagagcccGCCTCCAAG TGCTTTGCTGTGCGCTCGCTGGGCTGGGTGGAGATCCCCGAGGAGGACCTGGCACCTGGCAAGAGCAGCATCGCCGTCAACAACTGCATCCAGCAGCTCTCCAACAGCAAGGGCTCTGCGGAGAACCGGGGCGAG GGCCAGGACCTGGTGATGATCCTGAAGAAGGACACCATGAGCCTGGTAGACCCCCTCAACCGCAGCCTCATCCACCACCAGCCCATCCTCAACATCCGCGTCTGGGGCGTTGGCTGCAACAATGGCAG GGACAG AGACTTTGCCTTCGTGGCCAGTGACAAGGACACCTGTGTCCTCAAGTGTCACGTCTTCCACTGCAACGTGCCCGCCAAAGGCATCGCCAAGGCCCTGCACGAGATGTGCTCCAAG ATCGTGGCTGAGCGAGCAGTAGCGAGCAGCGGGCCACCATGCGCCACCACACTGGAGTCCGTCTCCACTGAAGACCTGCCGCTGCAAG TTGATATCCTGGAGGCGGTGAGGCAGTCGATGCAGACCTACGAGGCGCTGTACATCGGCAGCCTGCCGGTGCGCAGGGCCATGG ggatggATGTGCTGAACGAGGCCATCGAGAAGCTGACGAGGGGCCCCGGGCGGGAGCGCTGGACGCCCTCCCTCATCCGCGTGTCCGACACGGCCATGAGGGTGCatcccgtgcag GAGGACGAGGAGGCGGCGCACATCTGGGAGTGCCAGGTGCGGTACGTGACCTTCCTGGGGGTGGGCCGGGACGCCCACACCTTCGCGCTCATCGTGGACACGGGGCGACGCTTCCAGTGTGCAGCTTTCTGGTGCGAGCCTGACGCCGGCACCATCTCGGAGGCGGTGCAGGCAGCCTGCATGGTGAGCGGGAGCGGGGCGTCCCCCAACCC TGACCCCCCCCGCGGCCATTCCctgcccctcctctccccgcaggTGCAGTACCAGAAGTGTCTGGTGGCCGCTGCACCGGGGGCTAAGCAGAAGGGTGCGACAGGCCGGGACCGGCCaggcccggcggccgcgggggaCGCTGCCAGCGGGGCGACCAAGGCCAGCGGAGGCAGCGGAGGGACGGCGGGGGCCGGTGCCCGCAAGCGGggcctcttctccttcctggagGCCTTCCGCCTCAGGCGAGCCCTCCTCCACACCCCATag
- the SRA1 gene encoding steroid receptor RNA activator 1 has protein sequence MAELYVKPGNQERGWNDPPQFSYGLQAQAGGARRTPLTRRPPPLPAGAPPGAPPEPGSAAPAPPPPPPALGPPPPGPLGPALRAERGRPSPAAGPEEECGLPAEAVLAPLREALAACRPAVQKQVCDDIARRLTVLGDAWAQGKLSAPVRKRMSLLVQELQQRHWEAADEIHRSLMVDHVNEVSQWLVGVKRLIAESRSLPAAEPAAAADGGAEAEPGQEDP, from the exons ATGGCGGAGCTCTACGTGAAGCCGG GGAACCAGGAGCGTGGCTGGAACGACCCCCCCCAGTTCTCCTACGGGCTGCAGGCGCAGGCCGGCGGGGCCAGGCGGACGCCCCtcacccgccgcccccccccgctgcccgccggggcCCCCCCAG GTGCCCCCCCGGAGCCGGGCAGCgccgctcccgctcctccgccgccccccccggcgctggggccgcccccccccgggcccctcgGCCCCGCACTGCGAGCGGAGCGCggccggcccagccccgccgccggcccggagGAGGAGTGCGGCCTGCCCGCCGAGGCGGTCCTCGCCCCGCTGAGGGAGGCCCTGGCCGCCTGCCGCCCCGCCGTGCAG AAACAAGTATGCGACGACATCGCGCGGCGGCTGACGGTGCTGGGGGATGCCTGGGCTCAGGGGAAGCTGTCGGCCCcggtgaggaagaggatgagccTCCTGGTGCAAG agctgcagcagcggCACTGGGAGGCAGCTGACGAGATCCACCGCTCGCTCATGGTGGACCATGTGAACGAGGTGAGCCAGTGGCTGGTGGGTGTCAAGCGCCTGATCGCCGAGTCGAGGAGCCTGCCTGCTGCGGAGCCGGCTGCAGCAGCGGATGGCGGCGCTGAAGCCGAGCCTGGCCAAGAGGATCCTTGA